The region ATGTAAAACTCTCCATTGTACTTCATGGAGCAAGGCAGAATCTTAGTGACAATCCTCCTATTCAACTTCATTTGTTGCTGAACCTTAGACTCATGAGCTTGTTTCTTCTCCTCTTCATTTCCATAAAAGATTGTAGATCTATAGTGTGTGCTAACACCAAACTCCTGTAACATAACAAATCCAATTCCTTTTGTATATTGAATCTTATATGCTtcaaaatcagataaaaataCTCAAAACCTGATTACCAGGTAGGCCTTCTTTGTAGGATCATGGCTTGTCCAGAAGACATTAAGCAGGGATCGGTACGATGTTTTTCGCTTGTCATAGATTACTCTAACAGCCTCTGTGTGCCCAGTTTTCCTCTCCACAACCTACAGAACACATCTACTTAGATGACAATCATCTTATCTTCAAAGTTTGGATCAGAAGGTATCAAAAACAAACTCACCTCTTTGTATCTAGGCTTTACCAATGATCCACCACAGTAGCCTGTAGCTGTTCTCATGACACCATCTGCACACCCAAAAGCTGATTCCAAATCCCAGAAACTATCTGCAACAAGCATCTCACATGTCAATGAAAGCAGAGAAAACCATgcattcaaacacaaaaaaacacacaaacctGCAGCAAAAATGACCTCTCTGAGGAATTCCGGTGGCGGGAGCTGATCAGAGTTTGGAAAGATGCAATCATCATGGACTTGAGCCTTGGATTGTGCTAGTAGTTTATACATCACTGGAGTTTTCTTAGGTTTCACTTATCTACATGCATTTACATATAGGCATAGAAGAGGCTTCATAAGTGCAGAGTCTCTGGTCATTTGTACACTTAGTTGTTAGCTGGAACTGCAGAAAAACCGTGTTTCCCTGATTTTCTTTCCTATAGGCTTGTTGGTTTCATACAGTGAGAAAGTATTTCCCAAAAGAagcaaaattatttaattaattcaaagaaaGTGATTTTTGGTTGGAAGGAAGTTAGTGTATTTGATGTCGAGCATTTCTGCTTTTATTTCATTCTGCACATTGTTTGTGCTTATAGATCACTAAGTTAATTACTAATTTTATCAATGGCCTCCTTCCATATGTGGGGTTGAATAAAgtggatttaaaaatatacatatataatttaccGTTAGAGGTCCATATCAAACCCTAAAGACCTGGCTTTCTTGCGACTTAGATTTGGATTTTTGCTGTGACAGACACCGAGTCATGGTCTTTATGTTTCTTAGGGTTCTTTCATATTACATATGTTCAAGATATGTTCAAAGAGTTCTCATGCATTCCCAtcttatcaatttttatttttttatttttattttttacaacaGGGCACAAGTGCCTCTCCATATAAGAAATTTGTTAAGGGACATGCGGGTATAGTAATGCATCAATAATGATGGTTTATCGATCCCCAAAAACTTATTAATTATGTCAGACGGCACATAAGACAATGAAAATTCATCGCACACACGCCAAAAAGATTTGCAAAAACCATATCAAACTAATAAATCTTTTCTACTATGTAATATAACGCCTCCCATAAAAGATCCACCCCGAATCTATTTAAATAGTATCGTAAACAGTATCTAAACCCAAAATCAGTGTATGAAAAGGACTGTTACACCTTATCATCTCTATGTTCTTGACAACTAGTGgcatttctatttcttttcatttatttagtaTATGCAGTGGCAATTTCCATTTCATTGACTTCAGTTGTCGTTGCCAGGATGACATATTTCAACGGTTTCACTTCCATTAACAATATCTGCAGCAATTATTCCACATTTGTCCAAACTGAGATGAATAAAAACGCTGGCCCCTAATAGACAAGAATTTACAAATTGAAACTGGAGGCAGTTCTCAAACTTGCAAGATTTTATTCTATTCCTAAAGaaacattaaacaaatattCAGTCACCATCCCTCTAAAACCACATTTGAACCTGTGATACATTTCTGCCATATGTTATCATTCACATTTATGCCATTTCAACACTTCATGAAAACAtattctttcaatttttcagGCAACAAAAGCACATGAACCATCTTTCAGTTTCCAATTTTTTGAACATACAACATGGAGCAATCAACAACCTGAGTGATTGACTTGACTCAGACCGCTAATCCGCTTTATGCAATAGGACTGGTATAAGAAAATATACACAAGATGGTATATAATTTGGCTCCTAAGCTACATACCATTTATTCATGAAGATTTTCTTCTCTTGTTTACGTCAATAAGATCAACGATCATTCATCACTGAACTTTCTAAGCTGGTTGCCAAAACTTGTTGCTGATGATGATTCAGGAATGTCACTGTCTGCATTTGTATAAGCTGAAGTCCAAAACGCAGTCTGTTGACTTTGATCATTGATGTTAGCCTGTGTTGTACCCATGCGGGTTCTTCCGGTATTCCAGTGACTGACAGTCGACACAAATTTCTTCAGATGTCTTATGTACTCAGGGTAAAGTTCGACGTTGCAATGGCCAGCACCTTTAAGCCAGAGtggctcatatttttctttGCAAAGCTCCCAAAGTTGCTTCCCATGGGAGCAATCAACAACGTCATCTGCTGTACCCTATGAAAGAGCAAGACACCAACTTGCATTATCACTGTGCTACATCATCATTATTCTAAATCAAAAGTCACAAACAGAATAAGAAAATCATGTTGAGAGTATCATATCTTCCATTGTTGTTTCACCAGCATTCAGATATCtatttccttgcttgcttctTGAGAATCAGTTAGCATCTTTCCACGAAAAAATTTCAGCCATTACCAATTAAGGATACTTACCATAAATTGCCACATGATCACAACAATATCAATCATTTTAGTCCAGCTTATAAACAGCATTCTCTTTCAGATGAAAGAAATATAAGCATCTCAACCATAACCAAGCCACATACATCCTGCATGTGCATCATGGTCTGTTTCTCTACAGTATTAAACACTTTTTTACCATCTACACCAAGttcaaatcattcaacaaatattGGTTTCTTAGTTCTTGCATAAACACGCTTTTCCATGTCATCACAATTTTGACCAGAAGTAAAAAAGAAGCCTCCCAAACACAAGCAATTAACAAGCACAACCTAAAACATAACAAAGtcataaataattcaaaaaagaCACTCTGAAGCCAAATGAAGTTACATATATACGACAAAGCGAAAAAACGAcaagaataaaaacataggaaagTAACCAATATGAAGGAAAAGGTAACACTTACATGAATAACCAGAACAGGACAGTTCACCAAGCCAATTTTGTCGACATTCTGCATGATGAAAGAAATTGTCACCCACAAGCATTTGTTGTAAGTAAAGTGAGAAACTAAAAAACAACCTTATAAATGTCAAACCAATATGAGCGTTTGACAGGACTTAGCACTCGGAGACCAGAAAGGATGCCACTATGCAGAACCACAGCTCTTAAGTTCGGAAGACGCGAGGCAAGGTCAACAGTTGGACCACTACCGACAGATTGGCCATATAGAATTAGATCCTCATCTTTTGCAGCATATTGTGTCTTCACACAATCATATACTGCTTCTATGTCTGCATATGTGTTATACTCACTGGGCTGTATGGTACACAAATGTACATTTATATCAAGCATTGGAGTAATCGC is a window of Dioscorea cayenensis subsp. rotundata cultivar TDr96_F1 chromosome 5, TDr96_F1_v2_PseudoChromosome.rev07_lg8_w22 25.fasta, whole genome shotgun sequence DNA encoding:
- the LOC120262238 gene encoding peptide methionine sulfoxide reductase-like — encoded protein: MYKLLAQSKAQVHDDCIFPNSDQLPPPEFLREVIFAADSFWDLESAFGCADGVMRTATGYCGGSLVKPRYKEVVERKTGHTEAVRVIYDKRKTSYRSLLNVFWTSHDPTKKAYLEFGVSTHYRSTIFYGNEEEKKQAHESKVQQQMKLNRRIVTKILPCSMKYNGEFYMAESHHQKYYLQRDYIKLCEALSLRSAEQFADSHIACKLNGILSGGKEKVAVEELKKLIERDEISHETKILLGGIILDLSVKKALEN
- the LOC120262085 gene encoding alpha/beta hydrolase domain-containing protein 17B-like, which codes for MGGVTSSIAAKFAFFPPTPPSYHVVTDEQSGKLVIPEISSVIVRKVDGIEVLRLPTRRGSEIIAVYLKNNRAKGTLLYSHGNAADIGQMFDLFIELSAHLRVNIMAYDYSGYGQSTGKPSEYNTYADIEAVYDCVKTQYAAKDEDLILYGQSVGSGPTVDLASRLPNLRAVVLHSGILSGLRVLSPVKRSYWFDIYKNVDKIGLVNCPVLVIHGTADDVVDCSHGKQLWELCKEKYEPLWLKGAGHCNVELYPEYIRHLKKFVSTVSHWNTGRTRMGTTQANINDQSQQTAFWTSAYTNADSDIPESSSATSFGNQLRKFSDE